The Gossypium hirsutum isolate 1008001.06 chromosome D06, Gossypium_hirsutum_v2.1, whole genome shotgun sequence genome contains the following window.
TCTCTAAATTTGGGTACGCTTCTGTAAGGAAGTTACGATCAAGTTTCACACTCACGCATACATTTATAATCAAACGTTCAAGCTGATGACAGCGAGAGAGGATGTTGAGAACAAATTCAGTGCTAATAAGAAGAAAACCCAAATCAAGATGCTTTAGCCTTGGCATTGTACCTGCTATTGCATTCGCCTCATCCTCCACCTCGACTTTGCCTAATACATCCAGAAACATCATGTCTCGACACAGAGTGTCAAGAAGTTTACAGTACTTTCCAATGGCCTCTAAAGCTTGGGCACCGATTTTGGGACAGCAAGTCAAATCCAAGAAAGTGAGTGTGGAAAGCCTTTGTGCAGTTTGTTTGACTATCGAATCACTTATTA
Protein-coding sequences here:
- the LOC107900033 gene encoding F-box protein FBW2, encoding MVFFIALAYASAVSLQVLRLSGSLISDSIVKQTAQRLSTLTFLDLTCCPKIGAQALEAIGKYCKLLDTLCRDMMFLDVLGKVEVEDEANAIAGTMPRLKHLDLGFLLISTEFVLNILSRCHQLERLIINVCVSVKLDRNFLTEAYPNLEISLMTPVLSSDIF